Proteins found in one Nerophis lumbriciformis linkage group LG27, RoL_Nlum_v2.1, whole genome shotgun sequence genomic segment:
- the LOC133624568 gene encoding ADP-ribosylation factor-binding protein GGA1-like, translating to MAAAPLDEESLQSRINNATNPLNKETDWENIKVFCEQLNKEPEGPQIATRLLAHKIQSPQEWEAMQALVVLETCMKNCGKEFHNEVGKFRFLNELIKVVSPKYLGARAPEPVKTKVQEMMFSWTVKLPDETKIADAYQMLKKQGIVKQDPILPDDKLLPLPPPRIKSAIFEDEEKSKTLSRLLNSSQPEDLKAANKLIKEMVQEDQKRVEKLSKRVNAIQEVKESVSLLSQLLEGYSKEDRSQSNQELIKDLYQRCEKMRPTLFRLASDTVDNDEALADILQANDSLTQVINLYRQLVKGETLTNDCTNTPSQPGSSSSALLDLTGLSAPDDEAPFNPELSNLDTLCQNMGISLLDDELMSMGLNVTDSCEHQNTLQSAVPENPAPAVPAALLRPAVVQTPHAVAEAPKAMDELDMLGKTLLQQSLPPQNQQVKWDKVQPQSRVTLRDLQTKSNCNSGPVPTLQPSAPAPSSNLALYEHADSSSGSYNISLADVTVPLELIHPSSLLPVTVFDKLSLRVLFTYARDCPPSRPDVLVVIISMLSSAPIPVTNIRFQAAVPKVMKVKLQPPSSTELPAFNPILPPVAITQILLLANPQKEKVRLRYKLTFNIGEHAHDESGDVDQFPPPASWGNLQ from the exons ATGGCGGCGGCGCCTCTCGATGAGGAGAGCCTACAGTCGCGTATCA acaatgCCACCAATCCTCTGAATAAGGAGACTGATTGGGAAAATATCAAGGTTTTCTGTGAGCAACTCAACAAAGAACCAGAAGG GCCCCAGATTGCTACCAGACTTCTGGCCCACAAAATCCAGTCTCCTCAGGAATGGGAGGCCATGCAAGCGCTTGTG GTTTTGGAAACGTGTATGAAGAACTGTGGGAAGGAGTTTCACAATGAAGTGGGAAAGTTCCGCTTCCTCAATGAGCTCATAAAAGTGGTCTCACCGAAG TACTTGGGAGCTCGTGCTCCAGAGCCAGTGAAGACCAAGGTTCAAGAAATGATGTTCAGCTGGACGGTGAAACTCCCAGATGAGACCAAGATAGCTGATGCGTATCAGATGTTGAAGAAACAAG GTATTGTCAAGCAGGATCCAATACTTCCTGACGACAAGCTCCTTCCACTCCCACCACCCAGAATAAAAAGTGCCATCTTTGAGGATGAAGAGAAGTCCAAG ACGTTGTCTCGCTTATTGAATAGCTCTCAACCTGAAGATCTAAAAGCTGCAAACAAGCTCATTAAGGAGATGGTTCAGGAG GACCAGAAGCGTGTAGAGAAGCTGTCAAAGCGGGTAAACGCCATTCAGGAGGTAAAGGAGAGTGTCAGCCTGCTGAGTCAACTGCTGGAGGGCTACAGCAAGGAAGACCGCTCACAGAGCAACCAGGAGCTCATTAAG GATCTTTACCAACGTTGTGAAAAAATGAGACCCACACTGTTCCGGTTAGCCAGTGATACAGTGGACAACGATGAAGCCTTAG CGGATATCTTACAGGCCAATGACAGCCTGACACAAGTGATCAACCTCTACAGGCAGCTGGTGAAGGGGGAAACGCTGACAAATGATTGTACAAACACACCTTCACAACCAG GCAGCAGTAGCTCGGCGCTGTTAGACCTGACAGGACTAAGTGCACCAGATGACGAAGCACCATTTAACCCAGAACTCTCCAACCTAGACACCCTGTGTCAAAACATGGGCATCAGCCTCCTGGACGATGAGCTCATGTCCATGG GACTAAATGTTACAGACTCCTGTGAGCATCAGAACACTTTACAG TCCGCTGTTCCAGAAAACCCCGCTCCGGCAGTCCCAGCTGCGCTGTTGCGTCCGGCTGTAGTGCAAACTCCACATGCTGTAGCAGAGGCACCCAAAGCCATGGATGAGCTCGACATGCTGGGGAAGACATTGTTACAGCAGTCCCTACCTCCACAGAACCAGCAAGTTAAATG GGATAAAGTCCAACCTCAGTCTCGAGTGACCTTACGAGATCTCCAGACCAAGTCCAACTGTAACTCTGGACCTGTTCCAACCCTACAACCGTCAGCTCCCGCGCCCTCATCCAACTTGGCTTTGTACGAACACGCTGACAGTTCTTCTGGCTCCTACAACATCTCCCTAGCTGACGTTACAGTGCCTCTGGAATTAATCCACCCAA GCAGCTTgctaccagtgactgtatttgacaaACTCAGCCTACGCGTTTTGTTCACGTATGCCCGAGACTGTCCGCCATCACGGCCGGACGTTTTGGTAGTGATCATTTCCATGCTGTCTTCAGCGCCCATTCCTGTCACTAACATACGCTTTCAAGCAGCGGTACCTAAG GTAATGAAAGTGAAGCTGCAGCCTCCATCGAGTACTGAACTCCCAGCATTTAATCCTATCCTTCCTCCGGTTGCTATCACACAGATTCTTCTGCTGGCTAACCCTCAAAAG GAAAAAGTGCGTCTGCGTTACAAGTTAACCTTCAACATTGGGGAGCACGCTCACGACGAGTCGGGTGACGTGGACCAGTTCCCGCCCCCGGCCTCCTGGGGGAACCTTCAGTGA